In Paenibacillus phoenicis, one genomic interval encodes:
- a CDS encoding DUF2515 family protein, with the protein MGDHRQDNGKAVNLRRWMSSLPAAISTMLKNKTAVLSDSSELRKETVDLGWNEAAARTVISEIEELLRRTAAARTASAGEDYSAEDLQLAEAIAEETRLAGANNISRTAAYLACYQACPELHWAFLAHMVSRNAGWNMTDLHSSRMADAIDAEEKRLTYRFLERCNALIFQDAYPQLRLYMKSRELGASRFHLLPYFHVSRFMRPFWERFWIDRGSALLTVGLIINEQNYIEKRVVRHPYFQKQVTDKLNFRLFSLAGLNQIVFPLSEAAGVDGAAGGKMRRLAGRTVSDFGSLQARIALGKSLYAMLMGYRAVRSGAEHFAASVPHSGSRADYWPELFTANLEEALTAKVQGSELLAQETLPPGQRLYSPKLLSAWGDTAYEPISREDWLKDTRALDDISAPKAPFLCDISGSHRNGILTTALVHDAVEEH; encoded by the coding sequence ATGGGGGACCACCGCCAAGACAATGGGAAGGCTGTCAACCTGAGAAGATGGATGTCCAGCCTGCCCGCCGCAATCTCAACCATGCTCAAAAACAAAACCGCCGTGCTTTCCGATTCTTCTGAATTGCGGAAAGAGACGGTTGATTTGGGCTGGAACGAAGCGGCCGCCCGTACGGTCATCAGCGAGATCGAGGAGTTGCTGCGGCGCACTGCGGCCGCTCGGACGGCGTCAGCAGGTGAAGATTACAGCGCCGAGGATTTGCAGTTGGCCGAAGCAATCGCTGAGGAAACCCGTTTGGCCGGTGCGAACAACATCAGCCGGACGGCGGCTTATCTCGCCTGCTATCAAGCTTGCCCGGAGCTGCACTGGGCTTTCCTCGCGCATATGGTCTCGCGAAACGCCGGCTGGAACATGACAGACCTGCACAGCAGCCGAATGGCTGATGCGATTGATGCGGAAGAGAAGCGGCTCACGTATCGGTTTCTGGAGCGGTGCAACGCCCTGATTTTTCAGGACGCTTATCCGCAGCTCAGACTGTATATGAAAAGCCGGGAGCTCGGGGCCAGTCGGTTCCACCTGCTGCCGTATTTTCACGTTTCGCGTTTTATGCGTCCGTTTTGGGAGCGGTTTTGGATCGACCGCGGCAGCGCTTTGCTGACCGTCGGACTCATCATCAATGAGCAAAATTATATTGAAAAACGCGTCGTACGCCACCCTTACTTCCAGAAGCAGGTCACGGATAAATTGAATTTCCGCCTGTTTAGCTTGGCGGGATTAAACCAAATCGTATTCCCGCTGAGCGAAGCGGCGGGAGTGGACGGGGCTGCCGGGGGTAAAATGCGCCGCCTTGCGGGGCGCACCGTCTCCGACTTCGGCAGCCTGCAGGCCCGCATCGCGTTAGGCAAGAGCCTGTACGCGATGCTGATGGGCTACCGCGCCGTGCGCAGCGGCGCGGAGCACTTCGCCGCGAGCGTGCCGCACAGCGGCTCGCGGGCCGATTATTGGCCGGAACTGTTCACGGCCAATTTAGAAGAAGCTCTGACCGCCAAGGTACAGGGGTCAGAGCTTCTCGCCCAGGAGACGCTGCCGCCGGGCCAGCGTCTCTACAGCCCCAAGCTGCTCAGCGCTTGGGGCGACACCGCCTATGAGCCAATCTCCCGAGAGGATTGGCTCAAAGACACCCGCGCGCTGGACGACATCAGCGCGCCAAAAGCGCCGTTCCTGTGCGATATCAGCGGCTCGCACAGGAACGGCATCCTCACCACCGCATTGGTGCACGATGCGGTGGAGGAGCATTGA
- a CDS encoding UbiD family decarboxylase yields MSYKNLRQWIDALQKENDLAIIDVPVDPYLELAEIHRRVIDDGGPALLFTNVKGTPFPVATNLFGTPRRVEMAFGPRPEQLANQLVDAIHKLLPPTPKAIWNERGLIRDVLKVGMRTVSKKDAPILDVCRTEAPLKDLPKVTSWQKDGGPFITLPLVYTENPLQPKENNLGMYRIQLYDDQTTGVHWQIQKGGGFHYHEAEKRGEPLPVSVFLGGPPAMIASAISPVPEHLSELLVASFILGEKLPMAENPLGGHRIPAESEFAIFGLVPPHERRLEGPFGDHFGYYSLQHEFPVLHVGHMWHRKDAIYPATIVGKPRQEDYYLGDFLQKLLSPAFPIVMPNVRSLWTYAESGFHALSSAVVRESYSREALVSAFRILGEGQLSLTKFLMLTDKLIDLADFRLLLKTVLERFDPRTDLFILNNTSHDTLDYTGHKLNHGSKAILIGVGEPMRELPRAYEEGEIAEIDAIQVFHDGCLVVSGASYEDEPELAERLLGRLRERGTAWPLVVLVDNAEAAAHDQTAFLWTVFTRFNPASDIYAASEVRQHHLSYSLPLVIDARMKPGYPDELFPQEDIVSLVDQRWKSYFL; encoded by the coding sequence ATGAGCTACAAGAACCTGCGTCAATGGATCGATGCACTGCAAAAAGAAAACGACCTGGCGATCATCGATGTGCCGGTTGATCCTTACCTGGAGTTGGCCGAAATTCACCGGCGGGTCATTGACGACGGCGGCCCGGCTTTGCTGTTTACCAATGTCAAAGGTACGCCTTTCCCCGTGGCAACGAATCTGTTCGGAACGCCTCGCCGGGTGGAGATGGCCTTTGGTCCCCGGCCTGAACAGCTTGCTAACCAACTGGTTGACGCGATACATAAACTGCTGCCGCCGACACCTAAAGCGATTTGGAATGAGCGCGGGCTAATCCGCGACGTACTGAAGGTCGGCATGAGAACGGTATCCAAAAAAGACGCCCCCATTCTGGACGTCTGCCGAACGGAAGCGCCGCTGAAGGACCTGCCGAAGGTGACCAGCTGGCAGAAGGACGGTGGCCCGTTTATTACACTGCCGCTTGTATATACGGAAAATCCGCTGCAGCCAAAAGAAAACAATCTGGGGATGTACCGGATCCAATTGTATGATGACCAAACTACCGGCGTGCACTGGCAAATCCAAAAAGGCGGAGGGTTCCACTACCATGAGGCGGAGAAACGCGGCGAGCCGTTGCCGGTATCCGTGTTCCTGGGCGGACCTCCAGCCATGATCGCCTCGGCGATCTCGCCGGTGCCTGAGCATCTGTCCGAGCTGCTGGTCGCTTCCTTCATTCTCGGCGAGAAGCTGCCGATGGCTGAAAACCCGCTGGGCGGCCACCGCATTCCGGCCGAATCGGAATTCGCCATCTTTGGGCTGGTGCCTCCGCATGAACGCCGACTCGAAGGTCCCTTCGGCGACCACTTTGGATATTATTCCTTGCAGCATGAATTCCCGGTGCTGCACGTCGGACATATGTGGCATCGGAAGGATGCTATCTACCCGGCGACGATCGTCGGTAAACCGCGTCAGGAGGATTATTATCTAGGCGATTTCCTGCAAAAGCTGCTGTCGCCAGCCTTCCCGATCGTAATGCCGAATGTGCGCTCGCTATGGACGTATGCGGAGAGCGGGTTCCATGCGCTGAGCTCGGCGGTCGTCCGTGAGAGCTATTCCCGCGAAGCGCTGGTGTCCGCCTTCCGCATTCTGGGTGAAGGCCAGCTCTCGCTGACCAAATTCCTCATGCTGACGGACAAGCTGATTGATCTCGCAGATTTCCGTCTGCTGCTGAAGACGGTGCTGGAACGTTTTGATCCGCGCACGGATCTGTTCATTCTAAACAACACCTCGCATGATACGCTGGATTATACCGGCCATAAGCTGAACCACGGCAGTAAGGCGATTCTGATCGGCGTAGGCGAGCCGATGCGCGAGCTGCCCCGGGCGTACGAAGAAGGTGAAATCGCGGAAATCGATGCGATCCAAGTTTTTCATGACGGATGTCTTGTCGTTTCTGGTGCATCCTATGAGGACGAGCCGGAGCTTGCTGAGCGTCTGCTGGGCCGTCTTCGCGAACGCGGGACCGCTTGGCCGCTTGTGGTATTGGTGGATAACGCCGAAGCGGCGGCCCATGATCAAACGGCGTTCCTGTGGACGGTGTTTACGCGGTTTAATCCGGCCAGCGACATTTACGCGGCTTCCGAGGTGCGTCAGCATCATCTGTCCTACAGTTTGCCGCTGGTCATTGATGCCCGCATGAAGCCGGGTTATCCGGATGAGCTGTTCCCGCAAGAGGATATCGTGTCCTTGGTGGATCAGCGTTGGAAATCCTACTTTCTGTGA
- a CDS encoding COX15/CtaA family protein: MHTKSLKWLSYASCFVMFLATLGGSVVTKTESGLGCGNDWPLCHGKFVPAHTLASMIEYSHRAVSGAAGLFSLAAFVAFWMYRKNRKDLQLYSLMALVFVMVQAVMGAMAVIYPTSSAVMALHFGFSLIAFASSIMLVLGVREEERGQADRSAGRRPQDPMRPSGSAARVSKAFRNLTWFATGYTYIVVYLGAYVSHTDSAGGCSGWPLCNGQLIPGLSGGEGIAFIHRVAAALLLVVIATVGHFAFRKHPELPDIRKLGVAATVLVIVQVLTGATIALTLNNYHVYLFASLAHIIVLASLFGVLCYLSVRTWQLSRTAKEAQAAPADKAV; encoded by the coding sequence TTGCATACGAAATCTTTAAAATGGCTCAGTTACGCCTCTTGTTTTGTCATGTTCCTGGCGACGCTTGGGGGCAGCGTTGTGACCAAAACGGAATCAGGACTCGGCTGCGGCAATGATTGGCCGCTCTGTCACGGGAAGTTTGTCCCGGCTCATACGCTCGCTTCCATGATCGAATATTCTCACCGGGCAGTCAGCGGGGCGGCCGGTTTGTTTTCTTTGGCGGCGTTTGTCGCGTTTTGGATGTATCGGAAGAACCGCAAGGATCTGCAGTTGTATTCCTTGATGGCCTTAGTTTTTGTCATGGTGCAGGCCGTGATGGGAGCGATGGCGGTCATTTACCCGACGTCGTCCGCCGTTATGGCGCTGCATTTCGGGTTCTCGTTGATCGCATTCGCCAGCTCGATCATGCTGGTTCTAGGCGTTCGCGAGGAAGAACGCGGACAAGCTGACCGCAGCGCGGGGCGCCGTCCGCAGGACCCTATGCGCCCATCTGGCTCGGCAGCCCGCGTGTCTAAAGCGTTCCGCAATCTGACCTGGTTTGCGACGGGCTATACGTATATCGTCGTTTATCTCGGTGCCTATGTCAGCCATACGGACTCGGCGGGCGGATGCAGCGGCTGGCCGCTATGTAACGGTCAGCTCATTCCCGGATTATCCGGCGGAGAAGGGATCGCCTTTATTCACCGGGTTGCGGCCGCTCTGTTGCTGGTCGTGATCGCAACGGTTGGCCATTTTGCCTTCCGCAAGCATCCGGAACTGCCGGACATCCGCAAGCTGGGCGTTGCTGCAACGGTGCTGGTGATCGTTCAAGTGTTGACCGGGGCGACCATCGCGCTGACGTTAAACAATTACCACGTTTATCTCTTCGCTTCGCTGGCCCATATTATCGTGTTGGCCTCCTTGTTTGGGGTCTTGTGCTATTTAAGCGTCCGAACCTGGCAGTTGAGCCGAACAGCCAAGGAGGCACAGGCTGCGCCGGCTGACAAAGCCGTTTAA
- a CDS encoding thioredoxin family protein, whose translation MKKITSPAEFQVSIQSSNLIVAVFKADWCSDCKFIDPFMPEVEAKYEGRLTLIEVDVDQVGEVSQEQNILGIPSFVAYTDGRELVRFVNKLRKSREEIEDFLNKALDVYHTLHDTPETRDTL comes from the coding sequence ATGAAAAAAATTACGTCCCCCGCGGAATTTCAAGTCAGCATTCAATCCAGCAACTTAATCGTAGCGGTCTTTAAAGCCGACTGGTGCTCGGATTGTAAATTCATAGATCCGTTTATGCCTGAGGTTGAGGCGAAATACGAAGGTCGACTGACGTTGATTGAGGTCGATGTGGACCAAGTTGGCGAGGTCAGCCAGGAGCAAAACATTCTCGGTATCCCCAGCTTTGTCGCCTATACCGACGGCCGCGAGCTGGTTCGGTTCGTGAACAAACTCCGCAAATCCCGTGAGGAAATTGAGGATTTCCTGAACAAGGCGTTGGATGTGTATCATACGCTCCATGACACGCCGGAAACCCGGGATACGTTATAA